One window of Camelina sativa cultivar DH55 chromosome 4, Cs, whole genome shotgun sequence genomic DNA carries:
- the LOC104783151 gene encoding BON1-associated protein 2-like isoform X2 — MSSYSTMKRSLEVEVISAQGLKVDRKPLKKKTFTVVSIDDKHSWKSNLDDLGGSCPVWKYKFDIEMPINGSVRFISVDVFYRTSNGAEKLVGHAKIPVTDFMGGFAPQGHLNFLSYRLRDDYGDKCGIINVSIMVKPDGSYNDHKSILPLPSSSFAACSSQAAAATNNQMWRQRTSMASTAGYGGGRVVTGVPVWLVNKKN, encoded by the exons ATGTCGTCGTATTCAACAATGAAACGATCACTGGAGGTTGAGGTAATCTCAGCACAAGGACTCAAGGTTGATCGTAAAccattgaagaaaaaaacattcacCGTCGTCAGTATCGACGATAAACATTCTTGGAAGTCCAATTTGGATGATTTGGGTGGGAGCTGTCCGGTTTGGAAATACAAATTCGATATTGAGATGCCAATAAACGGAAGCGTAAGGTTCATCTCCGTGGACGTATTCTATCGAACGAGCAATGGAGCTGAGAAACTTGTTGGACACGCCAAGATTCCCGTGACGGACTTCATGGGAGGTTTTGCTCCACAAGGGCATTTGAATTTCTTGAGTTACAGGTTGAGAGATGACTATGGTGACAAATGCGGGATCATCAACGTGTCAATCATGGTAAAACCTGACGGTAGTTATAATGATCATAAATCGATATTACCGTTGCCGTCTTCTTCCTTTGCGGCGTGTTCTTCGCAAGCTGCTGCGGCGACCAATAATCAAATGTGGAGACAGAGGACATCAATGGCTTCGACTGCTGGTTATGGTGGTGGTCGTGTAGTCACCGGAGTTCCTGTTTGGT TGGTCAACAAAAAGAATTAG
- the LOC104783151 gene encoding BON1-associated protein 2-like isoform X1, which yields MSSYSTMKRSLEVEVISAQGLKVDRKPLKKKTFTVVSIDDKHSWKSNLDDLGGSCPVWKYKFDIEMPINGSVRFISVDVFYRTSNGAEKLVGHAKIPVTDFMGGFAPQGHLNFLSYRLRDDYGDKCGIINVSIMVKPDGSYNDHKSILPLPSSSFAACSSQAAAATNNQMWRQRTSMASTAGYGGGRVVTGVPVWCAYQRPS from the coding sequence ATGTCGTCGTATTCAACAATGAAACGATCACTGGAGGTTGAGGTAATCTCAGCACAAGGACTCAAGGTTGATCGTAAAccattgaagaaaaaaacattcacCGTCGTCAGTATCGACGATAAACATTCTTGGAAGTCCAATTTGGATGATTTGGGTGGGAGCTGTCCGGTTTGGAAATACAAATTCGATATTGAGATGCCAATAAACGGAAGCGTAAGGTTCATCTCCGTGGACGTATTCTATCGAACGAGCAATGGAGCTGAGAAACTTGTTGGACACGCCAAGATTCCCGTGACGGACTTCATGGGAGGTTTTGCTCCACAAGGGCATTTGAATTTCTTGAGTTACAGGTTGAGAGATGACTATGGTGACAAATGCGGGATCATCAACGTGTCAATCATGGTAAAACCTGACGGTAGTTATAATGATCATAAATCGATATTACCGTTGCCGTCTTCTTCCTTTGCGGCGTGTTCTTCGCAAGCTGCTGCGGCGACCAATAATCAAATGTGGAGACAGAGGACATCAATGGCTTCGACTGCTGGTTATGGTGGTGGTCGTGTAGTCACCGGAGTTCCTGTTTGGTGTGCGTATCAACGCccttcttga
- the LOC104783152 gene encoding cell division protein FtsY homolog, chloroplastic: MATSSAHLSFLAACLSPFSSERIPQRGEFRPPVTRFRCSAGKSGFFTRLGRLIKEKAKSDVEKVFSGFSKTRENLAVIDELLLFWNLAETDRVLDELEEALLVSDFGPKITVIIVEKLREDILSGKLKSGSEIKDALKGSVLEMLAMKNSKTELQMGFRKPAVVMIVGVNGGGKTTSLGKLAHRFQKEGTKVLMAAGDTFRAAASDQLEIWAERTGCEIVVAEGEKAKATTVLSKAVKRGKEEGYDVVLCDTSGRLHTNYSLMEELIACKKAVGKVVSGAPNEILLVLDGNTGLNMLPQAREFNEVVGITGLILTKLDGSARGGCVVSVVEELGIPVKFIGVGEAVEDLQPFDPEAFVNAIFS, translated from the exons ATGGCAACTTCCTCTGCTCACCTCTCGTTTCTTGCCGCATGTTTGTCGCCGTTCTCCTCCGAACGGATTCCTCAGAGAGGTGAATTTCGTCCACCAGTTACCCGGTTCCGGTGCTCGGCCGGAAAGAGCGGATTCTTCACGCGGCTTGGTCGGTTGATTAAGGAGAAGGCCAAAAGCGACGTGGAGAAGGTTTTCTCCGGATTCTCCAAGACTAGGGAGAATCTAGCAGTCATCGACGAGCTCTTGCTCTTCTGGAACCTCGCCGAAACAGACCGAGTTCTCGATGAATTGGAAGAG GCGCTTTTGGTTTCTGATTTTGGACCCAAGATTACGGTTATAATTGTTGAGAAGCTAAGAGAGGATATTTTGTCTGGGAAGCTCAAATCAGGAAGCGAGATCAAG GATGCATTGAAAGGAAGTGTATTAGAAATGCTGGCTATGAAAAACAGCAAGACAGAGCTTCAAATGGGTTTCAG GAAACCAGCTGTGGTTATGATTGTTGGAGTGAATGGCGGTGGGAAGACTACTTCTCTTG GAAAGCTGGCTCATAGATTCCAGAAGGAAGGAACTAAG GTATTAATGGCAGCAGGTGATACATTTAGAGCAGCAGCAAGTGACCAGTTAGAGATATGGGCAGAGAGGACTGGGTGTGAGATTGTTGTGGCTGAAGGAGAGAAGGCTAAAGCAACAACAG TTCTCTCAAAGGCTGTGAAAAGAGGGAAGGAGGAAGGTTATGATGTTGTATTGTGTGACACATCTGGAC GTCTTCATACTAATTACAGCTTGATGGAGGAGTTGATTGCGTGCAAAAAAGCAGTGGGCAAGGTTGTCTCTGGTGCACCCAAT GAGATCCTACTTGTCCTTGATGGAAACACTGGTTTAAACATGCTTCCACAAGCTAGAGAATTCAACGAG GTTGTTGGTATTACCGGTTTGATATTGACGAAACTAGATGGCTCTGCTAGAGGAGGCTGTGTG GTCAGTGTGGTTGAGGAATTAGGCATTCCTGTAAAGTTTATCGGTGTAGGAGAAGCTGTAGAAGATCTCCAACCTTTTGATCCTGAGGCCTTTGTGAATGCTATATTCTCCTAA
- the LOC104783155 gene encoding phosphomannomutase: MAAKKPGVIALFDVDGTLTAPRKQATQELLDFIRELRKVVTIGVVGGSDLSKISEQLGKTVTHDYDYCFSENGLVAHKDGKSIGIQSLKLHLGEDKLKELINFTLHYIADLDIPIKRGTFIEFRNGMLNVSPIGRNCSQEERDEFERYDKVQDIRPKMVAELRERFAHLNLTFSIGGQISFDVFPKGWDKTYCLQYLEDFSEIHFFGDKTYEGGNDYEIYESPKTIGHSVTSPDDTMAKCKALFMS; this comes from the exons ATGGCGGCGAAAAAACCCGGAGTGATCGCTTTGTTCGACGTCGACGGTACTCTCACAGCTCCAAGGAAGCAAGCTACTCAAGAATTGCTAGATTTTATCCGAGAATTGCGTAAG GTCGTTACTATTGGTGTCGTCGGTGGATCTGATCTTAGCAAGATATCTGAGCAGCTTGGGAAAACAG TCACTCACGACTATGATTATTGTTTCTCTGAGAATGGTCTTGTTGCCCATAAAGATGGCAAATCCATTGGAATTCAG AGCCTGAAGCTGCACCTTGGAGAAGATAAACTCAAG GAGTTGATAAACTTCACGCTGCATTACATTGCAGACTTGGATATTCCAATTAAAAG GGGAACATTTATTGAATTCCGTAATGGAATGCTCAATGTATCACCTATTGGTCGCAACTGCAGCCAAGAAGAAAGAGACGAATTTGAGAGATATGATAAG GTTCAAGACATCCGGCCAAAGATGGTAGCTGAACTTCGTGAGCGGTTTGCGCATCTTAACCTTACTTTCTCAATTGGAGGACAGATTAGCTTCGAT GTCTTCCCTAAAGGTTGGGATAAGACTTACTGCTTGCAGTACCTGGAAGACTTCAGTGAAATCCATTTCTTCGGTGACAAAACCTATGAG GGTGGAAACGATTATGAAATCTATGAATCACCAAAAACAATTGGCCATTCAG TTACGAGTCCAGATGACACAATGGCGAAATGCAAGGCTCTGTTTATGTCTTGA
- the LOC104783154 gene encoding LIM domain-containing protein PLIM2a — MSFTGTLDKCKACDKTVYVMDLLTLEGNTYHKSCFKCSHCKGTLVISNYSSMDGVLYCKPHFEQLFKESGNYSKNFQTGKTDKPNDLTRTPSKLSSFFSGTQDKCATCKKTVYPLEKVTMEGECYHKNCFRCAHSGCPLTHSSYASLNGVLYCKVHFNQLFLEKGSYNHVHQAAANHRRSASSGGASPPSDDLKPIDDTDSVPEAKEEEEAVPEAAGEEEEAEPVVES; from the exons atgtcGTTTACAGGAACATTGGATAAATGCAAGGCCTGTGACAAAACCGTCTATGTTATGGATCTCTTGACATTAGAGGGTAATACTTATCACAAATCATGTTTCAAATGCAGCCATTGCAAAGGCACTCTCGTG ATAAGCAATTACTCATCAATGGATGGAGTTCTTTACTGTAAGCCACACTTCGAACAGCTTTTCAAAGAGTCTGGCAATTACAGCAAGAATTTTCAGACTGGAAAGACCGACAAGCCCAATGATCTG ACTCGAACTCCGAGCAAGCTATCATCATTCTTCAGTGGAACACAAGACAAATGTGCCACTTGTAAGAAAACGGTTTACCCACTTGAGAAAGTAACAATGGAAGGAGAGTGTTACCACAAGAATTGCTTCAGGTGCGCCCACAGTGGTTGTCCTTTGACTCACTCTTCTTACGCTTCTCTTAACGGCGTCCTCTACTGTAAAGTCCATTTCAATCAGCTCTTCCTCGAGAAAGGGAGTTACAACCACGTCCATCAAGCTGCTGCTAACCACCGTCGATCCGCCTCTTCCGGTGGCGCTTCTCCCCCTTCCGATGATCTCAAACCTATCGACGACACCGACTCAGTTCCCGAGgcaaaagaagaggaagaagcagtCCCTGAAGCtgctggagaagaagaagaggctgaGCCCGTCGTTGAGTCTTGA
- the LOC104783156 gene encoding DEAD-box ATP-dependent RNA helicase 6 translates to MNNNNSNNRGRFPPGIGAAGPNFQSRTPNPNPPPPQPQEYLQSRSPFPQQSQTQPPQYLQSQPDAHQFVQRSYPQTNPQQIQQPQQQWSGGRAQLPSDPSYVDEVEKTVQSEANNDSNTQDWKATLKLPPRDDRYQTEDVTATKGNEFEDYFLKRDLLRGIYEKGFEKPSPIQEESIPIALTGSDILARAKNGTGKTGAFCIPTLEKIDPENNVIQAVILVPTRELALQTSQVCKELSKYLNIEVMVTTGGTSLRDDIMRLYQPVHLLVGTPGRILDLSKKGVCVLKDCTMLVMDEADKLLSVEFQPSIEELIQFLPENRQILMFSATFPVTVKSFKDRYLRKPYIINLMDQLTLVGVTQYYAFVEERQKVHCLNTLFSKLQINQSIIFCNSVNRVELLAKKITELGYSCFYIHAKMVQDHRNRVFHDFRNGACRNLVCTDLFTRGIDIQAVNVVINFDFPRTSESYLHRVGRSGRYGHLGLAVNLVTYEDRFKMYQTEQELGTEIKPIPSLIDKAIYCQ, encoded by the exons atgaataataataatagtaacaatAGAGGAAGATTTCCTCCGGGGATTGGAGCGGCGGGTCCTAATTTTCAATCACGGACTCCGAATCCTAACCCGCCTCCGCCTCAGCCTCAAGAGTACCTTCAGTCACGTTCTCCGTTTCCGCAGCAATCTCAAACTCAGCCTCCACAGTATCTCCAGTCTCAACCTGATGCTCACCAGTTCGTTCAACGGTCTTACCCACAGACCAATCCTCAACAGATTCAACAGCCACAACAACAATGGTCTGGAGGACGCGCTCAGCTTCCTAGTGATCCGAGTTACGTAGATGAAGTTGAGAAGACGGTTCAATCTGAAGCTAACAACGATTCTAA TACCCAAGACTGGAAGGCAACCTTAAAGCTGCCTCCGCGAGATGATCGTTACCAGACAGAG GATGTGACTGCCACCAAAGGAAATGAATTTGAAGATTACTTTTTGAAGAGAGATCTGCTTAGAGGAATTTACGAGAAAGGTTTTGAAAAGCCTTCACCTATTCAGGAAGAAAGCATTCCTATTGCTTTGACTGGCAGTGATATTCTCGCTAGAGCCAAAAACGGGACAGGCAAGACTGGTGCCTTTTGCATTCCGACCCTTGAGAAAATTGATCCAGAGAACAATGTCATTCAAG CTGTAATTCTAGTTCCAACCCGAGAGCTTGCCCTTCAGACATCACAGGTTTGTAAGGAGCTTTCCAAATATCTAAACATTGAGGTTATGGTCACCACTGGTGGTACCAGTCTGAGAGATGATATCATGCGTTTATATCAACCTGTACACTTGCTGGTTGGAACTCCTGGAAGAATATTAGATCTTTCCAAAAagggtgtgtgtgttttgaaagATTGTACCATGCTTGTAATGGACGAG GCCGACAAGCTTTTGTCTGTAGAATTTCAACCTTCCATAGAGGAGTTGATACAGTTCTTGCCAGAAAACCGTCAGATTCTGATGTTTTCGGCTACATTTCCTGTCACTGTGAAGTCCTTCAAGGATCGATATCTCAGGAAGCCTTACATTATCAATCTCATGGATCAGCTCACACTTGTAGGTGTTACCCAATATTATGCTTTTGTTGAAGAGAGACAGAAGGTGCACTGTCTGAATACACTATTCTCTAAG CTCCAAATAAACCAATCGATTATCTTTTGCAACTCTGTTAATCGTGTGGAGCTGTTGGCCAAGAAAATCACAGAACTCGGTTACTCATGCTTCTATATCCATGCTAAAATGGTTCAAGATCATCGGAACAGGGTTTTCCATGATTTTCGCAATGGTGCTTGCAGAAACCTTGTTTGCACTG ATTTGTTTACACGTGGGATTGACATTCAAGCTGTGAATGTTgtcataaattttgattttcctaGGACTTCTGAGTCCTATCTACACAGG GTAGGCAGATCGGGACGATATGGACACCTTGGTTTGGCTGTGAATTTGGTAACTTATGAGGATCGCTTCAAAAT GTATCAAACTGAGCAAGAACTTGGAACTGAAATCAAGCCAATACCTTCACTTATCGACAAGGCAATCTACTGTCAGTAA
- the LOC104783157 gene encoding remorin gives MAEEQKTSKVDVESPAFVAPAKEATPAAPVEVAEEKVHNPPPVESKALTVVEKPIEEHTPKKASAGSADRDVILADLEKEKKTSFIKAWEESEKSKAENRAQKKTSDVHAWENSKKAAVEAQLRKIEEKLEKKKALYGEKMKNKVAAIHKEAEEKRAMVEAKKGEELLKAEEMAAKYRATGVVPKATCGCF, from the exons ATGGCGGAGGAACAAAAGACGAGTAAGGTTGACGTAGAATCTCCGGCGTTTGTAGCTCCGGCGAAGGAAGCGACTCCTGCTGCTCCGGTTGAAGTCGCGGAAGAGAAGGTTCACAATCCACCTCCTGTCGAGTCCAAAGCTCTTACCGTTGTTGaaa AACCCATCGAGGAGCATACACCGAAGAAAGCTTCAGCTGGTTCGGCCGATAGAG ATGTGATACTTGCAGACTtggaaaaggagaagaaaacgtCATTCATCAAAGCATGGGAAGAGAGTGAGAAGTCTAAAGCTGAGAACAG GGCACAGAAGAAGACATCTGATGTGCATGCTTGGGAGAATAGCAAGAAAGCAGCTGTAGAAGCTCAACTCAGGAAGATCGAAGAAAaactagagaagaaaaaagcacTTTACGGTGAGAAAATGAAGAATAAAGTAGCTGCAATTCACAAGGAagcagaagagaagagagcaatGGTTGAAGCTAAGAAAGGAGAAGAGCTTCTCAAGGCTGAAGAAATGGCTGCCAAGTATAGAGCCACTGGTGTAGTACCAAAGGCAACTTGTGGATGTTTCTAA
- the LOC104783158 gene encoding O-glucosyltransferase rumi homolog isoform X1, translated as MLQRASMKRINNNDPQTNKHNYVCLKTASNPAKSIAKATLFVVTSIFISAGLLVLLGCFDFTTLAGLKQVTAIRKSQPITNQRFPNQCVQKNQTRHQTPEDGSSRNNNNNKARSNHSRPSTCPSYFRWIHEDLRPWKETGITRGMLEKARRTAHFRVVILDGRVYVKKYRKSIQTRDVFTMWGIVQLLRWYPGRLPDLELMFDPDDRPTVRSRDFQGQQHPAPPPLFRYCSDDASLDIVFPDWSFWGWAEVNIKPWAESLVAIEEGNKMTQWNDRVAYAYWRGNPYVAPTRGDLLRCNVSAQQDWNTRLYIQDWDRESREGFKNSNLENQCTYRYKIYIEGWAWSVSEKYIMACDSMTLYVRPKFYDFYIRGMMPLQHYWPIRDNSKCTSLNFAVHWGNTHLDQARKIGEEGSIFIREEVRMEYVYDYMFHLMNEYAKLLKFKPEIPWGATEITPDSIGCPATGRWKDFMAESMVMFPSGESPCEMPSPYNPQALREVLERKANLTRQVELWEDQYYHDLAISKKP; from the exons ATGCTTCAACGGGCTAGCATGAAGAGGATCAACAACAACGATCCTCAAACGAACAAGCATAATTATGTCTGTCTTAAAACGGCGTCCAATCCAGCAAAAAGCATCGCAAAAGCTACTCTGTTCGTCGTCACATCTATCTTCATCTCTGCTGGTCTCTTAGTCTTATTGGGTTGTTTCGATTTC ACAACTTTGGCAGGACTGAAGCAAGTAACAGCAATCAGAAAATCACAACCAATCACGAACCAAAGGTTCCCTAACCAATGCGTACAGAAGAACCAGACACGACATCAAACTCCCGAGGACGGCTCCTCgagaaacaacaataacaacaaagcAAGAAGCAACCATTCGCGGCCATCCACGTGTCCTTCTTACTTCCGTTGGATCCACGAAGATCTACGGCCATGGAAAGAGACAGGTATCACGAGAGGGATGCTTGAGAAAGCGAGGAGGACGGCGCACTTCAGGGTGGTTATCCTCGACGGGAGGGTGTACGTTAAGAAGTACAGAAAATCTATTCAGACGAGAGACGTTTTTACTATGTGGGGTATCGTACAGCTGCTACGGTGGTACCCTGGTAGACTGCCAGATCTTGAGCTCATGTTTGACCCTGACGATAGACCAACCGTCCGATCTAGAGACTTTCAAGGTCAACAGCATCCGGCCCCGCCTCCTTTGTTCCGTTACTGCTCAGATGACGCCAGCTTGGATATCGTCTTCCCTGATTGGTCCTTCTGGGGATG GGCTGAGGTTAATATAAAGCCTTGGGCTGAATCGCTTGTGGCAATTGAAGAAGGGAATAAGATGACGCAATGGAATGATCGCGTGGCGTATGCTTATTGGAGAGGCAACCCTTATGTGGCTCCTACTAGAGGAGATCTTTTGAGATGTAACGTCTCAGCACAACAAGATTGGAACACTCGTCTCTACATCCAG GATTGGGATAGAGAATCTAGAGAAGGATTCAAGAACTCAAACCTAGAGAACCAATGCACCTATag ATACAAGATCTATATAGAAGGATGGGCATGGTCAGTGAGCGAGAAATATATAATGGCATGTGACTCGATGACTTTATACGTGAGACCAAAGTTCTATGATTTTTACATACGAGGAATGATGCCATTACAACATTATTGGCCTATCAGAGACAACTCTAAGTGTACTTCCCTCAATTTCGCCGTACATTGGGGGAATACTCATTTGGACCag GCGCGTAAGATAGGGGAAGAAGGTAGTATATTTATAAGAGAGGAAGTGAGAATGGAATACGTATATGATTACATGTTCCATTTGATGAACGAGTATGCAAAACTTTTGAAGTTTAAGCCGGAGATCCCGTGGGGAGCAACGGAAATTACTCCGGATAGTATTGGTTGTCCGGCGACGGGACGGTGGAAAGATTTCATGGCGGAGTCGATGGTGATGTTTCCTAGTGGAGAGTCTCCTTGTGAGATGCCTTCTCCTTATAACCCTCAGGCTTTAAGAGAGGTTCTTGAGAGAAAAGCTAATTTGACTCGTCAAGTTGAGTTGTGGGAAGATCAATACTATCATGATTTGGCTATTAGCAAGAAGCCCTGA
- the LOC104783158 gene encoding O-glucosyltransferase rumi homolog isoform X2, producing the protein MLEKARRTAHFRVVILDGRVYVKKYRKSIQTRDVFTMWGIVQLLRWYPGRLPDLELMFDPDDRPTVRSRDFQGQQHPAPPPLFRYCSDDASLDIVFPDWSFWGWAEVNIKPWAESLVAIEEGNKMTQWNDRVAYAYWRGNPYVAPTRGDLLRCNVSAQQDWNTRLYIQDWDRESREGFKNSNLENQCTYRYKIYIEGWAWSVSEKYIMACDSMTLYVRPKFYDFYIRGMMPLQHYWPIRDNSKCTSLNFAVHWGNTHLDQARKIGEEGSIFIREEVRMEYVYDYMFHLMNEYAKLLKFKPEIPWGATEITPDSIGCPATGRWKDFMAESMVMFPSGESPCEMPSPYNPQALREVLERKANLTRQVELWEDQYYHDLAISKKP; encoded by the exons ATGCTTGAGAAAGCGAGGAGGACGGCGCACTTCAGGGTGGTTATCCTCGACGGGAGGGTGTACGTTAAGAAGTACAGAAAATCTATTCAGACGAGAGACGTTTTTACTATGTGGGGTATCGTACAGCTGCTACGGTGGTACCCTGGTAGACTGCCAGATCTTGAGCTCATGTTTGACCCTGACGATAGACCAACCGTCCGATCTAGAGACTTTCAAGGTCAACAGCATCCGGCCCCGCCTCCTTTGTTCCGTTACTGCTCAGATGACGCCAGCTTGGATATCGTCTTCCCTGATTGGTCCTTCTGGGGATG GGCTGAGGTTAATATAAAGCCTTGGGCTGAATCGCTTGTGGCAATTGAAGAAGGGAATAAGATGACGCAATGGAATGATCGCGTGGCGTATGCTTATTGGAGAGGCAACCCTTATGTGGCTCCTACTAGAGGAGATCTTTTGAGATGTAACGTCTCAGCACAACAAGATTGGAACACTCGTCTCTACATCCAG GATTGGGATAGAGAATCTAGAGAAGGATTCAAGAACTCAAACCTAGAGAACCAATGCACCTATag ATACAAGATCTATATAGAAGGATGGGCATGGTCAGTGAGCGAGAAATATATAATGGCATGTGACTCGATGACTTTATACGTGAGACCAAAGTTCTATGATTTTTACATACGAGGAATGATGCCATTACAACATTATTGGCCTATCAGAGACAACTCTAAGTGTACTTCCCTCAATTTCGCCGTACATTGGGGGAATACTCATTTGGACCag GCGCGTAAGATAGGGGAAGAAGGTAGTATATTTATAAGAGAGGAAGTGAGAATGGAATACGTATATGATTACATGTTCCATTTGATGAACGAGTATGCAAAACTTTTGAAGTTTAAGCCGGAGATCCCGTGGGGAGCAACGGAAATTACTCCGGATAGTATTGGTTGTCCGGCGACGGGACGGTGGAAAGATTTCATGGCGGAGTCGATGGTGATGTTTCCTAGTGGAGAGTCTCCTTGTGAGATGCCTTCTCCTTATAACCCTCAGGCTTTAAGAGAGGTTCTTGAGAGAAAAGCTAATTTGACTCGTCAAGTTGAGTTGTGGGAAGATCAATACTATCATGATTTGGCTATTAGCAAGAAGCCCTGA